One Paralichthys olivaceus isolate ysfri-2021 chromosome 8, ASM2471397v2, whole genome shotgun sequence genomic region harbors:
- the rhoh gene encoding rho-related GTP-binding protein RhoH: protein MNGPAEMSVKCVLVGDSGVGKTALLVRFTSETFPDTYKPTVFDNTGVEVYMDGVQISLGLWDTGGNDNFRQIRPRSYQQADVVLICYSVANPNSLANIQHKWIAEVRENLPRVPVLIVATQTDLRETGAHRGSCISAAEGRRMAHSVHAKGYLECSSLSNRGVQQVFEYAVRTAVNQVRKQTRRRMFDVNQCKVF, encoded by the coding sequence ATGAATGGCCCAGCGGAGATGTCGGTGAAGTGCGTCCTGGTCGGGGACAGTGGGGTTGGCAAAACAGCCCTCCTGGTCCGCTTCACCTCAGAGACCTTCCCGGACACCTACAAGCCCACTGTTTTTGATAACACAGGGGTGGAGGTGTACATGGACGGGGTTCAGATCAGCCTGGGGTTGTGGGACACGGGGGGTAATGACAACTTCAGACAAATCCGCCCAAGATCGTACCAGCAGGCCGATGTTGTACTCATCTGCTACTCTGTGGCCAACCCCAACTCTCTGGCCAACATCCAGCACAAGTGGATCGCCGAAGTTCGAGAGAACTTGCCCAGGGTGCCCGTGCTGATCGTGGCAACACAGACGGACCTGCGGGAGACGGGGGCACATCGGGGCAGCTGTATCTCAGCAGCAGAGGGGAGACGCATGGCTCATTCAGTCCATGCCAAAGGCTACCTGGAGTGCTCCTCTTTGAGCAACCGAGGCGTGCAGCAGGTCTTTGAGTACGCTGTGCGGACGGCTGTTAACCAGGTCAGGAAACAGACCAGGAGACGCATGTTCGATGTAAACCAGTGCAAAgtcttttga